The following coding sequences lie in one Drosophila sulfurigaster albostrigata strain 15112-1811.04 chromosome 2R, ASM2355843v2, whole genome shotgun sequence genomic window:
- the LOC133838647 gene encoding protein bottleneck, protein MSISTFNFQFYNYKLPAAVPVIEATSFSELEMDIDEEEMTTAVAVAPITSTPLPAKQHLQHLPRPPTPRFTSELALPITGPEANAVATPKPIAKPLPELRPQLYKSQKRWSMELREKVLEMSKRNNGSDEHIPQFTLQQQRQEQQDCNATFTSSSHIADDDDVVAAGHDETTRSVSDKINFFNKLTNTFESARSTAQNTNNNNNNNANRFISLLRSSRPMGVATTGNGNGNIGLVPPPKPKRLAATTSATATSVPDVASYQFATPNAKPPTAYGNNGVQRKCSLRRKPSMEKSRATISRQNSNAATLRPQRHAMMEDLSLVVPVRLRIAEYEQRISMGA, encoded by the coding sequence ATGAGCATTAGCACGTTCAACTTTCAATTCTACAACTACAAATTGCCCGCAGCAGTGCCGGTAATCGAAGCGACAAGCTTCAGCGAGCTTGAAATGGACATCGACGAGGAGGAAATGACgactgcagttgctgttgcacccATTACCTCGACTCCATTGCCAGCCAAGCAACACTTGCAGCATTTGCCGCGTCCGCCGACGCCACGCTTCACCAGCGAACTGGCATTGCCAATTACCGGACCAGAAGCGAATGCGGTGGCTACACCAAAACCGATAGCGAAGCCGCTGCCAGAGTTGCGACCACAGCTTTACAAGAGCCAGAAGCGTTGGTCCATGGAGCTGCGCGAGAAAGTGCTGGAAATGTCCAAGCGCAACAACGGCTCCGATGAGCACATCCCACAATTCacattgcagcagcaacgacaggAACAACAGGATTGCAACGCTACATTCACTTCCAGCAGCCAcattgctgatgatgatgatgttgtggCCGCGGGTCATGATGAAACCACACGCAGTGTCAGCGACAAAATCAACTTCTTCAACAAGCTAACCAACACCTTTGAATCCGCTCGCAGCACTGCCCaaaacactaacaacaacaacaacaacaatgccaatcGTTTTATCTCGCTGCTGCGCTCCAGCCGTCCGATGGGCGTGGCCACCacaggcaatggcaacggcaacatcGGTCTAGTGCCGCCACCTAAACCCAAACGCTTGGCTGCCACAACATCGGCAACAGCTACATCAGTGCCTGATGTAGCGTCCTATCAGTTTGCCACTCCCAATGCAAAGCCGCCCACAGCCTATGGCAACAATGGCGTGCAACGCAAATGCTCATTGCGTCGCAAACCCTCAATGGAGAAATCGAGGGCGACCATTTCGCGTCAGAACTCAAATGCTGCAACACTGCGACCACAACGTCATGCCATGATGGAGGACCTGAGTCTCGTTGTCCCTGTTCGCCTGCGCATTGCCGAGTACGAGCAGCGCATCTCGATGGGTGCATGA